The Prionailurus bengalensis isolate Pbe53 chromosome C2, Fcat_Pben_1.1_paternal_pri, whole genome shotgun sequence DNA segment GAGAATTATCCTGAAAAGTTAGCTCTTGGCAAtaactttaaaaagcagaaaaacaggggcacctgagtggctcagtctgtttgagcatctgactcttgattttggctcaggtcatgatcccagggtcgtgggattgagccttgcgtgtcaggctccacgctgagcatgaagcctgcttaaagaatctctctctctccttctgcctcctccctgcttgcatgttctctctctctctctctctgaaagataaaaaaaaaaaaaaaaaagtgcttcccTGTTAAAAATTctgcagaaaacatttttaaaaagttacatttattATCAGATGTCTACTAAACTTCTAAAGGAacatttaagcttttttttttctctgaccctAAAGACTTCTACATTAGCTTCAGTTAAGTAAAACAATTTTGAGCTTATTCCTTATGCCTAGAAGACTGCCAAGTGAATATTCAATAACTACGTCATTGAAATTTCCAACCATGCAACTAACATGTAAATCAAAAGACTGTACACTAAGTGTGATCTACCATTTGAGGGGGTAGTTCTTACTATCAATGAAAATGCTCCCATGTTACTAAATCACAACAGTCTACCTTACTGCGGTCTATATAtggtgatcacacacacacacatccatacgTGGATCAGCCTGCTTCTTCATGTTTCCTGGTGTAATTAAACCCAAGTATATACATACTGAAACGCAAATGAATTagaatatactttccttttacttgtattttataattcagttattttatatttatatattacaattattatatatactttaattaTGTGTTAGTTATGAATTTCAGGATAGTAATGGGGACACAGTTTATAAAAAGGAATGGGTTTGAGAGGGTAAGATTTACTGATTTAGATGTTACTTGTGATATAAGAATGCGCCTTGCATTGATGGAAAATTAAATAGGTGAAGATGACCAACATGTTTCCATTATACTagcaaaagaaaattcagtattgTTTAatccaatggaaagaaaaggCTGTTCAATGTCTAACTTTTGCTTTAGAACTCATAATTAAATGTCACAGTGTGTCTTTCTGATGAAACAATATGTGCTAAACTTTCAGATGGCTATGCAGATGAGCTGATATCATCCCAGGATGGGTAGGATCAGTGCTGCTCTGTCccggcccctcctcctcttccatccTCAGATGGCGATGCGGAGTAGAAACAGAGCTTTGTTCGGCAGTGGGCCTGTGGTTTTGCTGTGTGGAAAATCTACTTATGACTCCATCCTTCACACTGCATTTACGTTCTGTCATACTGACTAAAATAACTAGacattcttactgattttctcttCAGTGCAAAGCCAAATATTTGGTTCACATTTTATGgatatatccttttaaaaatgtcaaacaaAAGCTGCTAAAATAGCTCACTGTACAATGACAAGCATTCAAGTGGTCAAACATATTTGTGTATTGTAATTAACTTTTTATCTCATTATTTAATATGCATGTACTACACAATCAGGATTATGAAAGCAAAAGAAGATTCATTTCTAATGGATACACATATCTTTCAATAGACTTTACAAAATGAACCATATAAGCAAGTTATTAAATATGACCTGGAAAAGCATCTTCAATAGCAGAACTTgcaaaaggacacacacacacatcaaactaaaaagcctaagtataactcaaaagaaaaattatctgaaaCTGCTGTcattaatttacaaaaaagaaaaatgatctggATAAACTACAAAGATGGGAGCCAATACTCTTTCCAACTACTTCTCTAAGCTGAAACATGGTGCCCCTATTGATTCTTCTTCAACTGAAAATCCctgaaaaggggcacctgagaggctcggtcgattaagcaaccgactttggctcaagtcatgatcttgcagtccatgagttcgagccccgcgggcatcaggctctgtactgacagcttggagcccggagcccgctttggattctgtgtctccccctctctctgcccttaacccactcacattgtgtctctgtctctctcaaaaatagacattaaaaagattaaaaaaaaaaaggaaagaaagaaaatccctgaaaaaataagcatatatagAATGTGCTGTGATACATGGTTTGGGGCAGAAGTAGTGAAGTAACTACATCTAAGCAGGGTGACTTTCCCACTTGTCTCATTCTTCCTAGTCTGCACTTACATATTGCCCCTCAACTCTGTGGTTTCAGCAGGTGTTCACTGAAGACACACATTCACCATATGTAAACTTACATAAACCTCTTCAAAGTCTTGGCTGGACTATACTTATAGCTCTAGTCACAGTTTTCTGTAAGATATGATTATGTTAATCGTATGGTTAAGTTTAGGAAAACTTGATAGTATTATACTTAATATTAGAGGATAAAAAGGTGCTTTATTTACCCCCATATGGTAATTAATTTTCTCAGTAAACTGTGAAAAAATGCATACTAAAGCAAGTTTCCAGAGAAATCAGATTAGTATGAAATATGAAAACCAATATGAAAGCCTATGaattctagtttttaaattatattttaacattcttttatgTATCTGCATCACTTAGATATAAGAAGATTCAGATTGACAAACTGAAGAAGTGAAtgataaagatttatttttcaaaattcatagcttgtggcctttattatggaataattcaaaataaacttgTGGTCCATAAACTGTTACCAGATAACCTCCATTAATGTGAATGAGTTTgataaaatttaagtattttctcACACTTCACATTTCCAggtaataaactttaaattttattactacCAAATAAgagtatatgaatattttttcaaattaaagcaTTCACTTGACATATTAGCTTATTAACATGAAGCTTAAAGTTGTACATAAAATTGTAATAatgatggggagcctgggtggcttagtcggttgggcgtttgatttcggctcaggtcatgatctcacggcttgtgagttcgagacccgcgtcaggctctgtgctgacagctcaaagcctggagtctcttcagattctgtgtctttctctctctctctctgcccctcccctgctcacactctgtctctgtctctcaaaaataaataagcattaaaaaaaaattaaaaaattgtaataatgaCAATTCAAATGAAGTAAACAGAATAAACCATTTATTAAAACACTgtgtaataaaataaactttttgacCCAGTGCTACAGTGGTAAACATTTTCCCCTCATTAACATTCCACCTAAAACAGTTAAATTACAACATAATCTGACCAGAACAAATACTTCTGTTCTTTACCATTCAATGCTTGGACAGTGAAGTGAGTGCAGATTTAGGTTTTCTTGATGAACCAAAGATAGAGGATAATAGCCTAAAAGACAACCACAATTCCATACGCCTgaagattaaattttatttacccTGTTCACTGGTccaaacttaaaattttcattatatcACACAAAGACTTCATGAATCACCCCCTCCCagccaaaaataaatatgaggaaCAAATTAAGGATAAGAGTTGGGTTTTAAACTGCACTTTATTTGTTTCTgtaacattgtctttttttttttttttaaactgatcaACTATAAGCATGCAACAAGTTCTCTTCTGAATGGAACTACTTCCACAACCCCCGGGATACCAATAAGCAAATTATAAAGTCATTAAATTTGTAGCTCTCTCCTCCTTTAAAGCACTTCTAAGCAGTGTGTGGGATACATACCACAGAGGTAGGAAAGACCATCTTTAATAAATTATCTTCTTAATTGTAgagaatttctgaaaataaaacaaaatgctaagCCATGCCTTTGATGAGTACCAAAGGACCACAGAGCCATCTCCTCCTATTTGAAGAATTAATTCCCTGGAGTGTTCTGGCCTTTGTAGGGCACTTGATAACAAGATCCACCAGGGCTCCAAACAAATGCACTAAGAAAGCCTCCACTCTCATTTGCCGATTCTTTGGACCACCCAATCCTGCTGGCAGAGAGGGCAGCGATTGTTCTGTTTCACCCACAGGGACATGCAGCAGTTGTGGAAGGAATGATTACATTCTCCCCAGaccactgaaaggaaaaaaaaaaaaaaagaatatttgacattacatattttaatttaaattatccAACTCAAAATTACaggttattttatattatgaagaATAATCATGATTCATAATCTTGAATAAAGATGGCTAATTAGTCAACATTTTTTCTATCTATAAAGAAATAACAACTTACCTGTGTAAACCACACTTAAGAAGTGAGATGAGACGCTGTGACTGGGGGACTTTTTCATCATTGTTTAGAGTCTGTGAGTGATGTGGTGGCCCCCAGCCCCTACACAGCTCCACATGCTGTCTTCCTGAAGTTAGGAGATTAAAGAACTTGAGCCTTCCTTAGATCCCAGACCTTCTCAGTCAAAGACTGACCTTGGAGAccttttgatctttattttattgaaaaatatcctCCTGATTTTTATTTACCAACATGAGTTTTCAGTTCATAGTAGTCTGTTACAAATAGATGACATACTTCTAAACATTATCAGCTGTACATCTACTCAGTTATTTTCTAGAAGTGCTGATGTCATCCATAAGCAGTGCAATTCCTCACGTGAGAAACACATGAACTTTTCAAAGTGGCTGGCTAGAAACAGAGGACTTTCTGTGATCAAAGAAAGGTGCCCTAAACCTCACAATTCTCaagttaaatatttcttaaaccaAGGGCAATCTCCCATAATCTGAAATGCAATCTCAAATGTGGGCTTTATTTGTCCCTTGCTTGACCTATATGATAACAGAACAATGAAAGaacatggaaaaaagaaaaaaataaccacctTCTTAGGAAAACTGTCTACAGGGAGTaggaagcaaaaggaaatcaCTGTAAGTGTTTCAGGAGAAGAAACAGGATTTGATAAATACTGAATAATCATTATTAAAAAGCTATATATAAACCAAGCAAACACAAAGTACAAAGTTAacctttcattttcagaaaagctTTTATATATAGCAATCTAGAAGTGATGACTTCAAGAACTAGGACATAAAAACCTTTGAactgcttaaaatatttatcGTAAAACAACTTTTGTAGTCCCAGGCTATTAGCAAAATTCAACAGATTTCCATATACAAACTATACTGCAAAAGAGAGCACTTAGAATTTTTTCTATGTTGGCTGAAAAGTTAAATACTGAATAATAACAGTACTGAAAACTTCAATGCTTTATTAGAATAAAACCCTACCAAATCTGACCTATAACacagttaaaatttaaatgacattttggtAATCCCTTACAATTTTCTTAACagaaaagaattatttctttgttgattatcaaatatttactatGGCCATGTCTGGAATATATAATCAATTCTTCTTAATTACAGGCAATAAAAGAACTTGCAGATTAATTCCATTAAGGCCTTTTGAGAACTAACACATTTTACATTAATAATAGATCACTgctttacagtttatttttatgtattgataAAGTCAATCTTAATCACAAATTCAAACATCCCCACTGAGAGAAAACCTTCAGTTGAAAAAGCAAGAGAATGAAATTACAACATACCAACACAATCCTCTTGTTTGTTTTCAGCTTGACATCTAAGACAGGCATCTAAAAGTAAACAAATAGCAATTCTCATTCTGATGTTCAGAATGCAATTTCTAAAACCCAGACACTTCAAAGTCAAATAAAAGCCCAAAGGGTTAGAGATGGAGATAAAAGATTCAAACTATTTCTCTCTCATCTAAACATAACTgtttaaagatgaataaagtgCAAGGCACTCTACTCATTTACTTATGACCAGGAGCAATTTCACATGGGTTACCGACCCTCTATTTTCACCAGCTCTGATAAAAAGGTGTCCCCGAGGTGGATTCAACCACCAGAGAAAACTATGCCATACTTCATTATATTAGAAGTTCCTATAAGCTCACTGGGCATGCTCACATAGATCAACCTTGGGGGTAGCTTATTTAAGACACCTTTTAAACGTAAGCCATGCATATAAATTGGTATTTGCCTGTACACACATACAGAAACTCTAGAAGAATAATCAAGTAACTGATAATAAAGTCTACCTAAGAGAAGATGGAATGGGAAGGAGTCTTCATTGTATAGTTtcttaaaattctgaattttgtgACTGTATgatctatataaaaattaaattaaaattaatttttaaagaacctcTTAAATActagattctctctttttttttttttttttaagaaaatgctcCTTCTACAAATATGTCTGAGTCCAAAGCATTTATCCAACAATGgcaatgtattttaataatttacttgGGAGTGCATTTTAGGAATGGGAACCTAAAGGGTatattagttttcaaaatttaatctATTCTACTATTTGCTTGATGAAGGAGGTACTATAGGATATTTTAGGGACCAATGAAATGGATTCATTCACTAGCTGGAAGAGGAGTCCAAGATGGGTAAAAGGAAGttcaaaccaacaacaacaacaaaatagtttttaacataaattagagaaaaagaatTCTGTAAAAATAGATACACGGTGGAGCTGAAGCCTGGTCCTTTTCTTAACACTGGATTATGCTCAGGCATTTGTTTGCTCCTCTCTGCATGCTCTTACCCTAAAAAAACACACCACCCTGGCCACTTCGGTGTGGACTGAAAACAACCACTGCCTCCTGAGGCTTTCTTCAATCCCACAATTACTGAGTATCTGCTCTGTATATGGAGTTATGCACTGGGGACACCAAAATGACCAAGTCTGGGTCCCTGGTCTCACCAGGAAATGGGGAGGTAGGCAGGCAAACAACTAAATATCATAAGGATCATGATATAAGGGTGAAGACACAGCTCTGGTTCTGTATAATCACAGAATTACAGTCTGTGTACCCAACTACCTCTTTCACAAATTAGGAAAACAAGACTCCAGAAGGTATGTCAAATGTCCAAGTTAACATAAATAGCCATGAAGGGTTACTCTGGCTCTTTAGAACGCAGCAGTACTAGCAAAcctattttcctcttcttcaacACTTGCTCACTGTGCCGTCTGCTCCTTTCAGAATGAAGGAAACCAGAGAGTGTTAACCGCATCAGAATGGGCTGACAGGCAAATCTTGGGTCAAGAAGTCGTAACAAATCATTTAGGTGTATGAGAGGAATTTGACAAATTAAGGAATTAAGTGGCCTCTTTTGCAGAATCTAGGAATCTCGGGATTATGACTGACATTTGATTTAGACTCATTATCAAAACCCAACCTAAATCTATAAAAAGTCCTAAAGttttagataaaagaaaaaaattcttttcacgATATtcctaaaatctaaaacaaaacatttctaagGAGTACAATAACAGTAACTCCTTTTAGAATGATGCTAACTAGGGTTAGCTTGGGAAGTCTGAAAAACAAACTTCCTTCTGCTGTTACCTGACCACTAAATGGATTTTAACAcctcataaagaaaatacaaaggtcTAGTCCAGAACACTTTGCTGAACTCAAAGTACAGCTGTTGCAAATCTGCAAAATTAATCCACAGTAGCAGAACACTTGCTATAATTAGAAAGCTAATGTGAATGTGAAACATTTATAGCCCATATTTTGACTTACTCCAAATATCCCAGTAAAGTTTATGTGTTGCAAAGATGTCAACCACTACTCTGAATTCTGCATTTCTACCTACAGATCTAACATTTTTCTTTGggtagaaatataaaacacactTTTCAGGAACATTCTTCGTTTTGAACTAAAGGATATTTAGGGGGTAAAATTTTTAGCACAGCTTGtcttgcaaaagaagaaaagattaagtTGCCTGGATAAGTTAACAACGCCACCCAAACTGGAAATTATGATTCTAGTTCTTAAGTAAGGGGTGGGGTAAGGGGGCTGTATTGCAGGCCAATAAGCTAGGTACTTTTAAGACCTAATATGCAAAACAAGTGGATCATGTCTGAAATCAAgttctttcaaaagtaaaaagtaaaaaaaatctgaatcccTTTGCTGTAAATCCTCTTTGAAGCAAGTCCTCATGAATAAAAAACAAGTGTGTACTAAAGAGTGTAAATTGAAAAAATCTCTTGATTCTGGTAGGTTTAAATTTCATCCCTTGAGAGagaaattctgtttattttctccaattctgtcaTTTTTCAGAGCAAGCCACAAAGTTTTCAAGCTATACAACCTCAGTTTTCACCTACccccaagaaacaaaattaagattctctctcagtAGTTTTAAATgctctgtttaaaaatataactggCATTTAGAATAGCATCTCTTTTTCAAGGTGGTCTGAGATCTTAAAAAAGACaggatgtaaaatataaaaggatGAAGCTGTTCTGAAAGGTTTCGCGTGGCCCAGTAGTTTTATTCGAAATATCACAGAAAGAAGTTAAGACTTATTTGTACAACAGGGCTCTCCACAAAGGCCTGACTCAGAGCAGGGCAGGATCTTCAGAAAATGGCATCCTTTGATAGGAGGGGCCAGAAAAAGTTTTATGTTTCTGAATAAAGGGCTTACATTCTTCAACTCCcatgaaccttaaaaatattcGTGAACCACACTGTATCCCCCTTCAAGACAAGCGAGTGCCATCTGACCCATCCTGAAACATCCAGAGTTAAAAGCCCGCAGAATAGCAGTCGCTAATTCGGAAATGGCAATGGCTaggaacattttcttcctttcgcCTCTCAAGAGCGAACTGAGGGTGTCGTTTCTGTGGAAGATGACTCCAGAGCATCACTTTGGTGCGTGACCACAACCATTAAAGTGCCCTACTTATTCAGGGCCTTTACCCTGACCCCTTTGCGGTTTGCTTTTAGACATGGAGCTGGCCAAACAAACCGAAGTGGCTTCTCCCAGCGGCCAACAAATCATCCAGTTTTATTTCCTTGGCCACACCCATCACTACCAGAAATTACCTTAATTCCTCCGCTCACTGCCCGTTTCTATCCCTAGAATACCAGGTCCGGGCGCTGGGCGCCTGCTGAGCCCCAGGCGACGGCAGCACCAGCCCTCGGGCCAGCAGCAGCACCGGTGGCTCCCGGcatccccgcccccactcctCTGGACTGGGGTCTCTCCCAGCCTTCGCCCGTCCTCCACGCCCAGAATCGGCCCGCGGAGGCCGTAGTTCGGCCCCGGCCTCGCGTGCAGCGCTTACCCATCACCTGGACCCTGCAGATAGCGCACGTATCGCACTCCACGTCCCAGCTCCACATGGCCACCGCGTTCCACTTCTTGAGAGAGAACATTTTGTCGCCTCCTGACTTGGAGCCTGCGCTCCCGGAGTGAGAGGACAGGGCGCAGGGTTCCTCGCCGTCTTCCACGTCGGCCATGGCGGCGGCGCGGAGCCGACAGCGGAGACGTTAAGTCGGGGTAGGCGGGCGGCTATGGCGGCTCTGTGGGGCCGCCCGGCGGGCCCACAGCGCCGCCTGCAGGCCGCGGGCCACCGCAGTGCCTACGACAAGGACCGCCCGGATTGGCTGGCGCGGCCCAGTGACGTCACATGACGCTAGCGCTCTGGCGCATTTCTCCCTGCACTTCGGCTCGCTGGGGCAACCCCGAGGGTTGAGGGCCTCCAGGGAGTTTCCGTTGTGAACCCCGGGCGGTGTGCTGTTGAGTGTTGCTCTCCCGTGCTCCGGAGCACACTGTGCAGGCATCAGATGCCTTGCTGTGTGACTTCGTGAAACTTACCACTCTCACAAATTATCTTGTTAATGTAACCATTTGTCtcgttccccacccccccccccaccccacccccgccccacgaCTGGTAAACTCTTTCAGAGCTGAGACCAGGCCTTTAACACCACCTTCTTCTTGGTATCTAGGAAACGTCTGGCCTCAGAAGTTCTGAGAAACCtggttcagtggttctcaaactttttggctCAGGACCCCgttatacttaaaaattattaggaCCTTAAAGAGACTTTATGTAAGATgcatatatttgctttttaataaattttaattgagtGAAAAGAGAGAAATCGCTCCGAATACTGTCATGCAAATAGTTTTGACCTATTGGTCCC contains these protein-coding regions:
- the RNF7 gene encoding RING-box protein 2 isoform X2; this encodes MADVEDGEEPCALSSHSGSAGSKSGGDKMFSLKKWNAVAMWSWDVECDTCAICRVQVMDACLRCQAENKQEDCVVVWGECNHSFHNCCMSLWVKQNNRCPLCQQDWVVQRIGK
- the RNF7 gene encoding RING-box protein 2 isoform X1 encodes the protein MADVEDGEEPCALSSHSGSAGSKSGGDKMFSLKKWNAVAMWSWDVECDTCAICRVQVMDACLRCQAENKQEDCVGRQHVELCRGWGPPHHSQTLNNDEKVPQSQRLISLLKCGLHSGLGRM
- the RNF7 gene encoding RING-box protein 2 isoform X4 gives rise to the protein MADVEDGEEPCALSSHSGSAGSKSGGDKMFSLKKWNAVAMWSWDVECDTCAICRVQMPVLDVKLKTNKRIVLWSGENVIIPSTTAACPCG
- the RNF7 gene encoding RING-box protein 2 isoform X3 codes for the protein MADVEDGEEPCALSSHSGSAGSKSGGDKMFSLKKWNAVAMWSWDVECDTCAICRVQVMDACLRCQAENKQEDCVAQVGNDPDVHHQHSGTFIEWNATQQ